From the bacterium genome, the window TCCGTGGGTAAATATTTGCAATTTTTTTCCTTTATAAGAATTTCTCAATTTCTGTATTGCCTTTGCTTCTATCTGTCTAATCCTTTCCCTCGTTAAATTGAAAATCTGTCCGACTTCTTCAAGAGTTCTTGGATAACCTTCTCCATCAAGTCCAAATCTTAATCTTATTATCAGTTCTTCTCTTTCATCAAGAATTGAGAGTGCTTTTTCTATTTCTTCTTTTAAAAGAGAATGTCTTGTATATGACAATGGATTTGGATTGAATTTGTCTTCTATAAAGTCACCTATAGTTGCTCTTTCTTCATCTCCAATAGGAGAGTCAATAGAAATTGGGTCTGGTCTCATTGATTTTTTTATATTTTTTATTTTTTCTACAGGTAAATTCATTTCCCTTGCTATTTCTTCTTCCGACAGTTCATTTTCTTCTCCAAGTTGTGAATACTTTGCCTCAATTTTTTTTACTTTATTTATTTTTTCTATCATATGAACAGGAATTCTTATAGTAGAAGAATGGTCTGCGATTGCTCTTGTTATTGCCTGTCTTATCCACCATGTTGCATAAGTACTGAACTTAAAACCAGTTTTGTATTTGAATTTCTCCACCGCCTTCATAAGTCCTATATTTCCTTCCTGAATTAAGTCAAGTATAGAAAGTTTTGGATTGCTGTATCTTTTGGCTATATTTATAACAAGTCGCAGATTTGAATTTATCAATTTTTCTCTCAGTTTATTTAATTGCTTTTCATATTTTTCTATTTGTTTTTTTGAAGGATTTGATTTTTTACTTAATTTATTTAATTGTTTTTTTGCTTCTTCTATCCCTTTTGCAATTTCAATTTCTTCTTCATGTGTTAATAAATTATAACTTCCTGCACCTTTAAGATAAGACCTTAATGGATTTCTTGCATCATCTATATCAATCTTTTTTTCTTTTTCCACAAAAAATACATCTTCTTCCTCTTCATCTTCAAGTATGTCAATATTATAATATTCAAGTTCATCAAAAAGTTCATTTATATCCTCTTCATCTGTCATATCCATTGGAAGAATTTCGTTTATATCATCCCATGAAAGATACTTTTTCCTTTTTCCAAGTTCAACTATTTCATTTATTTTATCTTCAATTTTTGTAGCTTCTTTATTTTTAACACTTTTCTTCTTTCTTCCCATATCTCACTCCTTTTTTAATTTATATAACAATTTTTGCATTTCTTTTAAATCATCCTTATAATCAATCCCTTTTTCCAGTTTTTCATTCATTTTTTTCTTGTATGACTCAATTTCTATCAACAATTTTTTCTTTTTTATTTTTTTTAAACAATCATTGAAAATTTTTTCCTTTAACTCCTCTGAAATTTTATTATTATCT encodes:
- a CDS encoding sigma-70 family RNA polymerase sigma factor, whose amino-acid sequence is MGRKKKSVKNKEATKIEDKINEIVELGKRKKYLSWDDINEILPMDMTDEEDINELFDELEYYNIDILEDEEEEDVFFVEKEKKIDIDDARNPLRSYLKGAGSYNLLTHEEEIEIAKGIEEAKKQLNKLSKKSNPSKKQIEKYEKQLNKLREKLINSNLRLVINIAKRYSNPKLSILDLIQEGNIGLMKAVEKFKYKTGFKFSTYATWWIRQAITRAIADHSSTIRIPVHMIEKINKVKKIEAKYSQLGEENELSEEEIAREMNLPVEKIKNIKKSMRPDPISIDSPIGDEERATIGDFIEDKFNPNPLSYTRHSLLKEEIEKALSILDEREELIIRLRFGLDGEGYPRTLEEVGQIFNLTRERIRQIEAKAIQKLRNSYKGKKLQIFTHGIFGSKSFIK